The Ruminococcus bovis genome includes a region encoding these proteins:
- a CDS encoding ComF family protein yields MSIADKIKNFFFPNRCPFCNKVIEEKEIVCKDCISKFPINYFDGFAIGGFRCISPFYYEGDFRKGMLNFKFNDKKYFGKSMGILMVDTIKKSYGDLHFDIITAVPLHNKRLKERGYNQSEILARTIAEELNIPYTETLFKHKNNKVQHTLKGKDRMNNVKNAYKVIDKSLIKDKNILIVDDIITTGCTIGECAKTLFKGGCNTVCCCTLCKA; encoded by the coding sequence ATGAGTATTGCAGATAAAATCAAAAACTTTTTCTTTCCAAACAGATGTCCTTTCTGTAACAAAGTTATTGAAGAAAAGGAAATTGTATGTAAAGATTGCATCAGCAAATTCCCTATAAATTATTTTGATGGTTTTGCTATTGGTGGATTTAGGTGTATTTCACCATTTTACTATGAAGGTGATTTTAGGAAAGGTATGCTGAACTTTAAATTTAATGATAAGAAATACTTTGGTAAGTCTATGGGAATTTTAATGGTTGATACTATTAAGAAAAGTTATGGTGACTTACACTTTGACATTATTACTGCAGTACCTTTACATAATAAAAGGCTGAAAGAGAGAGGTTACAATCAATCGGAAATTTTGGCCAGAACAATTGCCGAAGAACTTAACATTCCCTACACAGAAACACTGTTTAAACACAAAAACAACAAAGTGCAACACACCTTAAAAGGCAAAGACAGAATGAACAATGTTAAGAATGCATACAAGGTAATTGACAAAAGTCTAATAAAAGACAAAAATATACTTATTGTTGATGATATAATTACAACAGGTTGTACCATTGGTGAATGTGCAAAAACACTTTTCAAGGGTGGATGCAACACAGTATGTTGTTGTACACTATGCAAAGCATAA
- the ispD gene encoding 2-C-methyl-D-erythritol 4-phosphate cytidylyltransferase, whose product MRLTKVLNKHFNPYEKEKMNKKEPYVSAVIVCAGNSTRMGLNKSKQFIDLLGNPAVYYTLLAFENSLSVKEVVIVCRECDKADFQNIVAKYGFTKVVAIVNGGETRSLSVKNGIDATSEKATHIAIHDGARCLITTNEIEKVILSALLTGASALGVKVKDTIKVVNDDETIKDTPDRSTLRAIQTPQVFDKDKYIKFLENAKNDAVDFTDDCKLFEYFGEKVTVVDGLYTNIKLTTQDDIILAESILKD is encoded by the coding sequence ATGAGATTAACTAAAGTTCTAAACAAACATTTTAATCCATATGAAAAAGAAAAAATGAATAAGAAAGAACCTTACGTTTCAGCAGTAATTGTTTGTGCAGGTAACAGCACAAGAATGGGACTTAATAAATCAAAGCAGTTTATTGATTTACTAGGCAATCCGGCAGTATATTATACCCTTTTAGCCTTTGAAAATTCTTTGTCAGTTAAAGAAGTTGTTATTGTATGCAGAGAATGTGATAAAGCAGATTTTCAAAATATTGTTGCAAAGTATGGTTTTACAAAAGTAGTAGCCATTGTAAATGGTGGAGAAACTCGTTCATTAAGTGTAAAGAATGGCATTGATGCAACAAGTGAAAAGGCAACTCATATTGCTATTCATGACGGTGCAAGATGCTTAATCACAACAAATGAAATTGAAAAGGTAATTTTGTCAGCACTACTTACAGGTGCATCAGCTTTAGGTGTTAAAGTTAAGGATACAATTAAGGTTGTAAATGATGATGAAACTATTAAGGATACACCTGACAGAAGTACATTAAGAGCAATTCAAACACCACAAGTTTTTGACAAAGATAAATACATAAAGTTCCTTGAAAATGCAAAAAATGATGCAGTTGACTTTACGGATGATTGCAAACTTTTTGAATACTTTGGAGAAAAGGTAACTGTTGTTGATGGTTTATATACAAACATAAAGTTAACAACTCAAGACGATATTATTTTGGCAGAAAGTATTTTGAAAGACTAA
- a CDS encoding DUF1540 domain-containing protein — translation MDKTNKNHSIRCTVTSCENHNMSENYCALDTVNIGTHEPHPSESKCVDCESFVAKSKCSC, via the coding sequence ATGGACAAGACAAATAAGAACCATTCAATCCGTTGTACCGTTACTTCTTGTGAAAACCACAATATGTCAGAAAACTATTGTGCACTTGACACAGTAAATATCGGTACACATGAACCACATCCAAGTGAAAGTAAATGTGTTGACTGCGAAAGTTTTGTAGCAAAGTCAAAGTGCAGTTGCTAA
- the dpsA gene encoding dipicolinate synthase subunit DpsA yields MKSDKLTFGILGGDKRNYYLAKALKNDGYEVKLCGFEKLSNMSCEVASALDSDVLVLPIIPFEKGKEVKSPYAEKTVDLSGYEDKLKGKKVFTGKREKFLSEFSGMEKETLSYSDREEFSVKNAVPTAEGAIEKAINSSDFTINGSKSLVCGYGRIGKVLSEMLRGMGSEVTVSARKSSDLAWIKLNSFQGVKTGYFSELEKFDLIFNTVPAMIFDEEKLKRIKSGALIIDLASSPGGVDFEKAKELGIKTIHALSLPGKVAPKSAGEIIESTILSILKEDDG; encoded by the coding sequence ATGAAAAGTGATAAACTGACTTTTGGTATTCTCGGTGGAGATAAAAGAAATTACTACCTAGCTAAGGCACTAAAGAATGATGGTTATGAAGTAAAGCTATGTGGCTTTGAAAAACTATCAAATATGAGTTGTGAAGTAGCTTCTGCTTTAGACAGTGATGTGCTTGTTCTTCCTATTATTCCTTTTGAAAAGGGAAAAGAGGTAAAGTCTCCTTATGCTGAAAAGACTGTTGACCTAAGTGGTTATGAAGATAAATTAAAGGGTAAAAAAGTCTTTACAGGCAAGAGAGAAAAATTTCTTTCTGAATTTTCAGGTATGGAAAAGGAAACCTTGTCATATAGTGATAGAGAAGAGTTTTCTGTGAAAAATGCAGTACCTACAGCAGAGGGTGCAATAGAAAAAGCAATAAACAGCAGTGACTTTACCATAAACGGTAGCAAGTCACTTGTTTGTGGCTATGGTAGAATTGGCAAGGTACTTTCGGAGATGCTTCGTGGGATGGGTTCTGAGGTCACTGTTTCTGCCAGAAAGAGCAGTGACCTTGCGTGGATAAAGCTCAATAGTTTTCAGGGTGTAAAGACAGGTTATTTTTCTGAATTAGAAAAATTTGACCTGATATTTAATACTGTACCTGCTATGATTTTTGATGAAGAAAAGTTAAAGAGAATAAAGTCCGGTGCGTTAATTATAGATTTAGCTTCTTCCCCGGGTGGGGTGGACTTTGAAAAAGCTAAAGAGCTTGGGATAAAAACAATTCATGCCTTGTCTTTACCGGGAAAGGTAGCACCGAAGTCAGCCGGAGAAATTATTGAAAGCACAATTTTGAGCATACTCAAGGAGGATGACGGGTGA
- the recD2 gene encoding SF1B family DNA helicase RecD2 produces MDNNEILQITGTIEDIIYRNNDNGYSVVDVDVKKELITATGVMPTVEVGMEVRLYGRYKSHPSYGLQFCVETFEPTIPTTSNGILRYLSSGAIKGVGSSTATMLVKEFGEKTLEVLENEPERVALLKGISEKKANDISKQLKESIGIRELMLYLSEFQISANTAVRIYKYFGNRSLEYIRDNPYTLCDNGLRVSFEMADMIAKKQDRPIDDKNRVRAGIAHVLNHNKQNGHTCLPEERLIATTTNFLQVDTDLVKDALNNMIFDASLMRENFDDKDFIFLPEMHRAETFIANRIKLMQSFPAAKFSNTDTLIEKIQQEGNIQYAEKQIEAIKSAMEKGFLILTGGPGTGKTTTLNAIIKILEKNGQTVLLTAPTGRASQRMGEVTGKEAKTIHRLLEVAYDKDDKPVFKKNEKNLLKCDALIVDEVSMVDSQLFASLIEALPFATRLILVGDSNQLPSVGPGNVLGNLIECERLPFVELTEIFRQSLKSLIVTNAHKIVEGELPDISKHNNDFFFLPTKNGTEATNLVIDLFTRRLVKSYNYSPTEDIQILCPGRKGALGATDLNERLQNALNPPAKDKQEIKFGRKILRIGDKVMQYKNNYDIMYTKDDGETSTGIFNGDIGTIIEINKKQQYIKIRFDDKVATYDYDSAQDVELSYATTIHKSQGNEFEAVIIPLFHTPPQLCYRNLLYTGVTRAKKLLIIVGDSNIIANMTHSNKKNKRYTGLKYFLQQDSAI; encoded by the coding sequence ATGGATAATAATGAAATTTTACAAATTACAGGGACAATTGAAGATATTATTTACAGAAACAATGACAACGGTTACAGTGTAGTTGATGTAGATGTTAAGAAAGAATTAATCACCGCTACAGGAGTAATGCCTACTGTTGAAGTTGGTATGGAGGTTAGGCTATACGGTCGGTATAAAAGCCATCCAAGTTACGGTTTACAGTTTTGTGTAGAAACTTTTGAACCTACTATTCCAACAACCTCTAACGGTATTTTGCGTTATCTTTCATCCGGTGCAATCAAAGGTGTGGGTTCATCTACTGCAACAATGCTTGTAAAAGAATTTGGAGAAAAAACCCTTGAAGTACTGGAAAATGAACCTGAGAGAGTTGCTTTGTTAAAAGGTATTTCAGAAAAGAAAGCCAATGATATTTCCAAACAACTAAAGGAAAGTATCGGCATAAGGGAGCTTATGCTATACCTTAGTGAATTCCAAATTTCTGCAAATACTGCTGTAAGAATTTACAAATATTTTGGCAACAGAAGTCTTGAATATATTAGGGATAATCCATATACATTATGTGACAATGGACTTAGAGTCAGCTTTGAAATGGCTGATATGATAGCAAAAAAGCAAGACAGACCTATTGATGACAAAAACAGAGTGAGAGCAGGTATTGCCCATGTACTAAACCACAACAAGCAAAACGGTCACACTTGTTTACCGGAAGAAAGGCTAATTGCCACTACTACAAACTTCTTACAAGTGGATACGGACCTTGTGAAAGACGCACTTAATAATATGATTTTTGATGCATCACTTATGCGTGAAAATTTTGATGATAAGGATTTTATTTTCTTACCTGAAATGCACAGAGCAGAAACTTTCATTGCAAACAGAATAAAGCTAATGCAAAGTTTCCCTGCTGCTAAGTTTTCAAATACAGATACTCTTATTGAAAAGATACAACAAGAGGGCAACATTCAGTATGCAGAAAAGCAGATTGAGGCTATTAAGTCAGCTATGGAAAAAGGCTTTCTTATTCTTACAGGTGGTCCCGGTACAGGTAAAACAACAACGCTAAATGCCATTATTAAGATACTTGAAAAGAATGGACAAACTGTACTGCTAACTGCACCTACAGGCAGAGCATCACAGAGAATGGGTGAAGTTACCGGTAAAGAGGCAAAGACAATTCACAGACTACTTGAAGTTGCCTATGATAAGGATGATAAGCCGGTATTTAAGAAAAACGAAAAGAACCTACTAAAATGTGATGCACTTATTGTTGATGAAGTTTCTATGGTGGATAGTCAGCTATTTGCAAGTTTAATAGAGGCTTTGCCATTTGCCACAAGACTTATCCTTGTAGGTGACAGCAATCAGCTACCATCAGTTGGTCCGGGTAATGTTCTTGGTAACTTAATTGAATGTGAAAGATTGCCGTTTGTAGAATTAACAGAAATTTTCAGACAATCACTAAAAAGTCTTATTGTTACTAATGCTCACAAAATTGTTGAGGGTGAACTGCCTGATATTTCAAAACACAACAATGACTTTTTCTTCTTGCCAACTAAAAATGGCACAGAGGCAACTAACCTTGTAATTGACTTATTTACAAGACGACTTGTAAAAAGCTACAACTACTCCCCTACTGAGGATATACAAATCTTGTGTCCCGGTAGAAAAGGTGCTTTAGGTGCAACTGACTTAAATGAAAGACTACAGAATGCACTTAACCCACCGGCTAAAGACAAACAAGAAATTAAGTTTGGCAGAAAGATTCTTCGTATTGGTGACAAGGTTATGCAGTACAAAAACAACTATGACATAATGTACACTAAAGATGATGGAGAAACTTCTACCGGTATTTTTAACGGTGATATTGGCACAATAATTGAAATTAACAAAAAACAACAGTACATTAAAATTCGATTTGATGACAAAGTTGCCACCTATGACTATGACTCAGCACAGGATGTTGAATTAAGCTATGCAACAACTATACATAAAAGTCAGGGTAATGAATTTGAGGCAGTTATTATTCCTTTGTTCCACACACCACCACAGTTATGTTACAGAAACTTACTTTACACAGGTGTTACAAGGGCAAAGAAATTGCTTATTATTGTTGGGGACAGCAACATTATTGCAAATATGACCCACAGTAACAAGAAGAATAAACGATATACAGGACTAAAATATTTTTTACAACAAGATAGTGCTATATGA
- a CDS encoding glycine--tRNA ligase produces the protein MDNKAKKIEMKDLVDYCNNYGFIFQGSEIYGGLANTWDYGPLGSRLKNTIKDAWRYFFIQKRDNAYEVDADILMNPRVWEASGHVQSFSDPLVDCKECKTRHRADNLIDDFDENAHADGMTQEEMMNYIKEHNVPCPNCGKSNFTDIRQFNLMFATQRGVTNDSANTVYLRPENAQGEYVNFLNVLRTTRTKLPFSIGQIGKAFRNEITPGNFTFRTIEFEQMEFQTFCKHGDDEDIYEYFKNYGIEFFNMLGLPKEKLRHHDHEKLAHYAKAACDIEYLFPFGWGEINGTHNRTDFDLSRHAEFSGKKQEYCDQTTGEKFTPYIIESTYGLDRITLAVLFEAYTIEELENGDTRELLKISPALAPIKLNICPIKKKFHSEKAKEILAMCKKHFMTSYDESGSIGKRYRRADAIGTPWQISVDEKTVEENIVTLRDRDTMEQIELKVEELVPYIEERIQFEK, from the coding sequence ATGGATAACAAAGCTAAAAAGATTGAAATGAAAGATTTGGTAGATTACTGTAATAACTACGGCTTTATTTTTCAGGGTAGTGAAATTTACGGTGGTCTTGCAAACACATGGGACTACGGTCCATTAGGTTCAAGACTAAAGAATACTATCAAAGATGCTTGGAGATATTTCTTCATTCAGAAGAGAGATAACGCATATGAAGTTGATGCTGACATTCTTATGAACCCTAGAGTATGGGAAGCAAGTGGTCATGTTCAGAGTTTCTCTGACCCACTTGTTGACTGTAAAGAATGTAAGACTCGTCACAGAGCAGATAACCTAATTGATGATTTTGACGAAAATGCTCATGCTGATGGTATGACTCAGGAAGAAATGATGAACTACATTAAGGAACATAATGTTCCTTGTCCAAATTGTGGTAAGTCTAACTTTACTGATATTCGTCAGTTTAACCTAATGTTCGCTACTCAGAGAGGTGTTACAAATGACTCTGCTAACACTGTTTATCTAAGACCTGAAAATGCACAGGGTGAATATGTAAACTTCCTAAATGTACTAAGAACAACAAGAACAAAGCTACCTTTCTCAATCGGTCAGATTGGTAAGGCTTTCAGAAACGAAATTACACCGGGTAACTTTACATTCAGAACAATTGAATTTGAGCAGATGGAATTCCAGACATTCTGTAAACATGGTGATGATGAAGATATTTATGAATACTTCAAGAACTATGGTATTGAATTCTTCAATATGCTAGGTCTTCCAAAAGAAAAACTTCGTCACCACGACCATGAAAAACTTGCTCACTATGCAAAGGCAGCTTGTGATATTGAATATCTATTCCCATTTGGTTGGGGTGAAATCAACGGTACTCACAACAGAACTGACTTTGACCTATCAAGACATGCTGAATTCAGTGGTAAGAAGCAGGAATACTGTGACCAGACAACAGGTGAAAAGTTCACACCATACATTATTGAATCAACATATGGTCTTGACAGAATTACTCTTGCAGTTTTATTTGAAGCATATACTATTGAAGAACTTGAAAATGGTGACACAAGAGAACTTCTAAAGATTTCTCCTGCACTTGCACCAATTAAACTAAACATCTGTCCTATTAAAAAGAAATTCCATAGTGAAAAAGCTAAAGAAATTCTTGCAATGTGCAAAAAGCACTTTATGACAAGCTATGATGAATCAGGCTCAATCGGTAAGAGATACAGAAGAGCTGATGCTATCGGTACACCATGGCAGATTAGCGTTGATGAAAAGACAGTTGAAGAAAACATTGTTACTCTTCGTGACAGAGATACTATGGAACAAATCGAACTAAAAGTTGAAGAACTTGTACCATATATCGAAGAGAGAATTCAGTTTGAAAAGTAA
- a CDS encoding dipicolinate synthase subunit B — translation MKKLAVGYALSASFCTLSKSIAQLKKLVEMGYDVIPIMSTNASTKDTRFGTAQTFVTEVENLTNKKVIRTIEDAEPVGPKKMCDVLVVAPCTGNTLGKIANAITDTPVTMAVKSHLRIQRPVLLAIATNDGLGASAMNIGKLLNTKNVYFVPMSQDDCVKKPNSLVSDFTLIPECITLAYENKQYQPVFI, via the coding sequence GTGAAAAAGCTTGCCGTCGGATATGCTCTGTCGGCTTCCTTTTGTACCTTGAGTAAATCAATAGCACAGCTAAAAAAATTAGTGGAGATGGGGTATGATGTTATTCCCATTATGTCCACAAATGCAAGTACTAAAGACACAAGATTTGGAACTGCACAGACATTTGTAACGGAAGTAGAAAACCTGACAAATAAGAAAGTTATTAGGACAATAGAAGATGCAGAGCCGGTTGGACCAAAGAAAATGTGTGATGTTCTTGTAGTAGCTCCTTGTACCGGCAATACCCTTGGGAAAATTGCCAACGCTATAACCGACACACCTGTTACTATGGCAGTAAAAAGTCACCTGAGAATTCAGCGACCTGTACTACTTGCAATAGCTACTAATGATGGTCTTGGTGCATCTGCAATGAATATAGGAAAACTCCTAAATACCAAAAATGTATATTTTGTTCCAATGTCACAGGATGATTGTGTGAAAAAGCCTAATTCCTTGGTAAGTGATTTTACCCTTATTCCGGAATGTATAACATTAGCTTACGAGAATAAACAATATCAGCCTGTGTTTATATAG
- a CDS encoding D-alanyl-D-alanine carboxypeptidase family protein produces MYVKRSFSILLSVLMILFSLPIGAKALTAEDISAPSAILVEGDNFNILYEKNSHKKRSVASITKVMTVLLVMEDIESGKISLKDTVTASKHASSMGGSDIWLEEGEQMSLDDMLKATLVASANDAAVALAEYTEGSEDAFVKRMNTRAKELGMKDTVFKNCNGLDEEGHYSSAYDVALMSAELIKHTKVFDYTSIWLDFLRDGKTQIVNTNKLLKSYNGITGLKTGTTSEAGSCISATARRDGMNLIAVSLGCDSTNERFKSASTMLDYGFNNFGIKVPEKVKIDIIKVNKGMKKELSLIANEPKSILISKGNNDKIDTKVNIPDSIDAPVKQDRVIGEIEYNLNGKLVEKVKVKAKEDIEECSFANSFRYLWAFLVSL; encoded by the coding sequence ATGTATGTGAAAAGGAGCTTTTCAATATTACTCAGCGTGTTGATGATATTGTTTTCTTTGCCGATAGGAGCAAAGGCACTTACTGCCGAAGATATATCAGCACCATCAGCAATATTGGTTGAGGGTGATAACTTTAATATTCTTTATGAGAAAAATAGTCACAAAAAAAGGTCAGTAGCCTCTATTACAAAAGTAATGACCGTTTTGCTTGTTATGGAGGATATTGAAAGTGGAAAAATCAGCCTGAAAGATACTGTAACTGCAAGTAAACACGCATCCTCAATGGGTGGTTCGGATATTTGGCTTGAAGAGGGAGAGCAAATGTCCCTTGATGATATGCTAAAGGCAACATTAGTTGCTTCTGCTAATGATGCAGCAGTAGCTTTGGCTGAATATACCGAAGGTAGTGAAGATGCCTTTGTAAAGCGAATGAACACAAGAGCAAAAGAACTTGGTATGAAAGATACTGTTTTTAAGAATTGCAACGGACTTGATGAGGAAGGTCATTATTCAAGTGCATATGATGTGGCTTTAATGTCAGCAGAACTTATAAAACATACTAAAGTTTTTGATTATACTTCCATATGGCTTGATTTCTTGCGAGATGGCAAAACTCAAATTGTAAATACCAATAAACTTTTAAAGTCATATAACGGCATTACAGGACTAAAAACAGGCACAACATCAGAGGCGGGAAGTTGTATTTCTGCAACAGCAAGAAGAGATGGAATGAACCTAATTGCAGTGTCCTTAGGTTGTGACAGTACCAATGAAAGATTCAAAAGTGCCTCAACAATGCTTGACTATGGTTTTAATAATTTCGGAATAAAAGTACCTGAAAAAGTAAAGATTGATATAATCAAAGTAAATAAAGGGATGAAAAAAGAACTTTCACTAATTGCAAATGAACCTAAGTCGATTTTAATTTCAAAAGGCAATAATGATAAAATAGATACAAAAGTAAACATTCCTGACTCAATAGATGCACCGGTAAAGCAAGACCGGGTGATTGGTGAAATTGAATATAATTTAAACGGAAAGTTAGTGGAAAAGGTAAAAGTTAAGGCAAAAGAAGATATAGAAGAATGTTCTTTTGCTAATTCTTTCCGATACTTGTGGGCTTTTTTAGTGTCTTTATAA
- the ispF gene encoding 2-C-methyl-D-erythritol 2,4-cyclodiphosphate synthase produces the protein MRIGHGYDVHKLVENRDLIIGGVKIPHTMGLLGHSDADVLLHAISDALLGACALGDIGKHFPDTDPKYKGADSLMLLKEVVKLLDQNGYYIENIDSTIIAQAPKMKDYILTMRENIAKACNIDVDRVSVKATTEEHLGFTGRKEGISAHSVCLINEKN, from the coding sequence ATGAGAATAGGTCATGGTTATGATGTTCATAAATTAGTAGAAAATAGAGATTTAATAATTGGTGGGGTAAAGATTCCTCATACTATGGGACTACTTGGTCATAGTGATGCAGATGTGCTTTTACACGCAATTTCCGATGCACTTTTAGGTGCTTGTGCTTTAGGTGATATTGGTAAACATTTTCCTGATACCGACCCTAAGTATAAAGGTGCTGATAGCTTAATGCTACTTAAAGAAGTTGTAAAGTTACTTGACCAAAATGGTTATTATATTGAAAACATAGACTCAACAATTATTGCTCAAGCTCCTAAGATGAAAGACTATATTCTTACTATGAGAGAAAATATTGCAAAGGCTTGTAATATTGATGTTGATAGAGTCAGTGTAAAGGCTACAACAGAAGAACACCTAGGCTTTACCGGCAGAAAAGAGGGTATCTCTGCTCATAGTGTTTGCCTAATTAACGAAAAGAATTAA
- the mreB gene encoding rod shape-determining protein, whose product MNIAIDIGTCNTQVATKNKGVIISEPSVITYDTYTNSIIAVGDMAYKTIGKTPERVKATFPMVDGAVSASELMENMIRIFIEKGCRKRISMPKIITAVPGGITEVEKRAIVNAISSYGVRSVYLIETPKASAIGAGLDILSGEGKLVADLGGGTADIAVLSLGGVSSGISIKKAGNEMDKNIIKYMKNHYNLSIGQQMAEQCKKEIGAVKFVDADKTFIMKGRDMVSGLPKAIEVRKSQLIPIYQRTMLEIIRGIVDVLENTPPELNGDILKSGIVFTGGLSKIEGLKELVKDYIRNLKITIASEPELCTIKGIVKASQYINKVDNNKGHEINPLLAVY is encoded by the coding sequence ATGAATATTGCTATAGATATTGGCACTTGCAATACTCAAGTTGCTACAAAAAATAAAGGTGTTATAATCTCTGAACCATCAGTTATTACATATGACACCTATACAAATTCAATAATAGCAGTTGGTGATATGGCATACAAAACTATCGGAAAAACTCCTGAGAGAGTAAAGGCTACCTTTCCTATGGTTGACGGTGCAGTATCTGCATCAGAACTTATGGAAAATATGATAAGAATTTTCATAGAAAAAGGTTGCAGAAAAAGAATTTCTATGCCTAAAATTATAACTGCTGTTCCGGGTGGAATAACCGAGGTTGAAAAAAGAGCAATAGTAAATGCTATCAGCAGTTATGGTGTACGGTCTGTGTATTTAATTGAAACACCTAAAGCATCAGCAATAGGTGCAGGTCTTGACATACTTTCAGGTGAAGGTAAATTGGTTGCTGACTTAGGTGGTGGTACTGCTGACATTGCAGTACTTTCATTAGGTGGAGTCAGTTCCGGTATCTCCATCAAAAAAGCCGGTAATGAAATGGACAAGAATATTATTAAATATATGAAAAATCATTACAACCTTTCAATCGGTCAACAAATGGCTGAACAATGCAAGAAAGAAATCGGTGCAGTTAAATTTGTTGATGCTGACAAAACCTTTATTATGAAAGGCAGAGATATGGTAAGTGGCTTACCTAAGGCAATTGAAGTTAGGAAAAGTCAGTTAATACCTATCTATCAAAGAACTATGCTGGAAATTATCAGAGGTATTGTTGATGTACTGGAAAACACACCTCCGGAATTAAACGGTGATATTCTTAAAAGTGGCATTGTATTTACCGGTGGACTTAGCAAAATTGAGGGCTTAAAAGAGCTTGTTAAGGACTACATAAGAAACCTAAAAATCACCATTGCCAGTGAGCCTGAACTTTGTACAATCAAAGGCATTGTAAAAGCCTCTCAGTATATAAATAAGGTTGATAATAATAAAGGTCACGAGATTAACCCTTTACTTGCAGTTTATTAA